In Yarrowia lipolytica chromosome 1F, complete sequence, a genomic segment contains:
- a CDS encoding uncharacterized protein (Compare to YALI0F31493g, similar to Saccharomyces cerevisiae DBP9 (YLR276C); ancestral locus Anc_6.73, similar to uniprot|Q66R46 Saccharomyces cerevisiae YLR276c DBP9 ATP dependent RNA helicase activity), whose product MTTPDLEDKSFDSFGLDDRLLSGLAACDMKQPTLIQNTTIPLALDKGVDITAKAVTGSGKTVAYLLPIFELMLRAEKEKRDIQTALIVVPTRELCEQVSKVITKLTQFCPHLKSLNVTQQLGDDVISSLLEEKPSIIVGTPSRLLKYAKEMDCSKVGYLVIDEADLLLSYGYKEDLIELSEMLPKTKHTFIMSATLNKESDLMKQQFCRSTVASVAVTAAEEERKLLQYYVKCSERDKFLLAYVMFKLQLVKGKTIVFVNEIDRCYRLRLFLEQFGIKACVLNSELPIASRLHIVEQFNKGVFNLLICTDEANKLAEASKSASKQTKEVSRAHEYSSTRGLDFMNVAFVLNFDLPLSSRAYVHRVGRTARANKAGTALSFVVPADQWGKDKVAKLDTAKRDEKVLKKIIKNQESQNMEIKPYSFDMKQVEGFRYRMDDAFRAVTTVGVREARVKEIKTELLNSERLARHFDENPDDLKALRHDKELHTSKVQAHMKRVPDYLLGRKGKLDPNVFVPFRKDDNKIHKKYTKKKKGGDPLKFKKRK is encoded by the coding sequence ATGACTACCCCCGACCTGGAGGATAAGTCCTTCGACTCGTTCGGCCTTGATGACAGACTGTTGTCCGGCCTGGCTGCCTGCGACATGAAGCAGCCCACTCTCATTCAGAACACAACCATtcctctggctctggacaAGGGCGTGGATATCACAGCCAAGGCCGTCACTGGTAGTGGCAAGACGGTGGCCTACTTGCTGCCCATCTTCGAGCTGATGCTGAGAGCTGAGAAAGAGAAACGGGATATCCAGACTGCTCTGATTGTGGTTCCCACGCGAGAGTTGTGTGAGCAGGTGTCCAAGGTGATCACCAAGCTGACCCAATTTTGCCCCCATCTCAAGTCTCTCAACGTGACTCAGCAGCTCGGAGACGACGTTATTTCTTCTCTGTTGGAAGAGAAGCCCAGCATCATTGTCGGAACACCCTCGAGGCTGCTAAAATacgccaaggagatggacTGCTCCAAGGTCGGTTATCTGGTCATCGACGAGGCAGATCTGCTGCTATCCTACGGCTACAAGGAGGATCTTATCGAGCTGTCGGAGATGCTCCCCAAGACTAAGCATACCTTCATCATGTCTGCAACACTCAACAAGGAGTCCGATCTGATGAAGCAGCAGTTCTGCAGAAGCACTGTGGCTAGTGTTGCAGTCACcgctgctgaggaggagagaaaaCTGCTGCAGTACTACGTCAAGTGCAGCGAGAGAGATAAGTTTCTGCTGGCCTACGTCATGTTTAAGCtgcagctggtcaaggGCAAGACCATTGTCTTTGTCAACGAGATTGATCGATGCTACCGATTGCGTCTGTTCCTGGAGCAGTTTGGAATCAAGGCCTGTGTTCTCAACTCCGAGCTGCCCATCGCCTCTCGTCTTCATATTGTGGAGCAGTTCAACAAGGGTGTTTTCAACTTGCTGATCTGTACCGACGAGGCCAACAAGCTGGCTGAGGCTAGTAAATCTGCATCCAAGcagaccaaggaggtgtCCAGAGCCCATGAGTACTCTTCAACTCGAGGTCTTGATTTCATGAACGTGGCTTTTGTGCTCAACTTTGATCTGCCTCTTTCTAGCCGAGCATATGTCCACCGAGTGGGCCGAACTGCTAGAGCCAACAAGGCCGGTACCGCACTGTCTTTTGTTGTGCCTGCCGACCAATGGGGCAAGGATaaggtggccaagctggaTACTGCTAAGCGAGATGAGaaggtgctcaagaagatcatcaagaaccaggAGTCACAGAACATGGAAATCAAGCCCTATTCGTTCGACATGAAGCAGGTGGAGGGCTTCCGATACCGAATGGACGACGCTTTCCGAGCCGTCACAACCGTGGGTGTTCGAGAGGCCCGagtcaaggagatcaagaccGAGTTGCTCAACTCCGAGCGCCTGGCTCGACATTTCGACGAAAACCCCGACGATCTGAAGGCTCTTCGAcacgacaaggagctccaCACATCCAAGGTCCAAGCACACATGAAGCGGGTGCCCGACTACTTGTTGGGACGAAAGGGTAAGCTGGATCCTAATGTGTTTGTGCCATTCAGAAAGGATGATAACAAAATCCACAAGAAGTAtaccaagaagaagaagggcggCGATCCCctcaagttcaagaagcgaaaaTAG
- a CDS encoding 60S ribosomal protein eL33 (Compare to YALI0F31405g, similar to uniprot|P41056 Saccharomyces cerevisiae YOR234c RPL37B ribosomal protein L35a.e.c15, similar to Saccharomyces cerevisiae RPL33B (YOR234C) and RPL33A (YPL143W); ancestral locus Anc_8.655), giving the protein MTSSTRLYVKGKHLSYQRSKRVVNPNVSLVKIEGVSNPEEAKFYLGKRVAYVYRADKEIRGTKVRVIWGKIVRTHGNSGAVRARFRHNLPAKTFGSSLRIMLYPSNI; this is encoded by the exons ATGActtcctccaccagac TCTACGTTAAGGGAAAGCACCTGTCTTACCAGCGAAGCAAGCGTGTTGTTAACCCCAACGTGTCTCTCGTCAAGATTGAGGGTGTCTCCAaccccgaggaggccaagtTCTACCTCGGAAAGCGAGTGGCTTACGTCTACCGAgccgacaaggagattcGAGGCACCAAGGTCCGAGTCATCTGGGGCAAGATCGTCCGAACTCACGGTAACTCTGGCGCCGTCCGAGCCCGATTCCGACACAACCTGCCTGCCAAGACCTTCGGCTCTTCTCTCCGAATCATGCTCTACCCTTCTAACATCTAA
- a CDS encoding uncharacterized protein (Compare to YALI0F31427g, similar to uniprot|Q99042 Trigonopsis variabilis D- amino acid oxidase and DEHA0B06754g Debaryomyces hansenii IPF 9691.1) produces MFQNCEPAMAKKNYVVIGSGIAGLTTALTLSKKPNTNVTIVAKHLPGDLSIDFTSPWAGGDWDSFAKKDEITLQNYDKPAYLEFLRLSREVPEAGIWIRQVTIYFHDRDIPKKKDGSLDTDAVTPWYSTFVEGWRTLRKEELPERVVWGYTFTSVVISTTRYMFYVQQECVKRGVQFRRATLKHVCDAKKYTAFPGPVDAVFNCSGLSAKFLGGVEDSNMYPILGQTLLVRNRTERLLTYVSVDGYEDECLYIMPRAEGGTVLGGCMRVNDWSTEPDKALADRIVARATKACPELLDDGPLDVVSHNVGRRPARQGGPRVEKETIDGTVVIHNYGAGPAGFQSSIGMAEAAVDLLKGSSKL; encoded by the exons ATGTTCCAAAACTGTGAACCCGccatggccaagaagaattATGTGGTGATTGG ATCTGGCATTGCAGGACTCACTACTGCTCTGACCCTGTCCAAGAAACCCAATACCAATGTGACCATCGTTGCCAAACATCTGCCTGGCGATCTCTCAATTGATTTCACATCACCCTgggctggaggagactgGGACTCgtttgccaagaaggacgagatcaCGCTTCAAAACTACGACAAGCCTGCGTACCTGGAGTTTCTGCGGCTCTCACGAGAAGTTCCAGAGGCTGGAATCTGGATCCGACAGGTTACTATTTATTTCCACGACAGAGATATtcccaagaagaaggacggaTCTCTCGATACCGACGCCGTGACTCCCTGGTATAGCACCTTTGTGGAGGGTTGGAGAACTCTTCGAAAGGAGGAGCTCCCTGAGAGAGTGGTCTGGGGCTACACATTCACATCTGTGGTAATTTCCACTACTCGATACATGTTTTATGTACAGCAGGAATGCGTCAAGCGGGGCGTACAGTTCCGAAGAGCTACTCTTAAGCATGTCTGTGATGCCAAAAAGTACACTGCCTTCCCTGGACCAGTAGACGCCGTGTTCAACTGCTCGGGACTATCTGCCAAGTTTCTGGGAGGTGTGGAGGACTCTAACATGTACCCCATTCTCGGCCAGACTCTGCTGGTTCGAAACAGGACCGAGAGACTGCTCACGTATGTGTCCGTGGATGGCTACGAAGACGAGTGTCTGTACATCATGCCTAGAGCCGAAGGAGGCACAGTTCTGGGCGGATGTATGCGAGTCAACGACTGGTCCACTGAACCTGATAAGGCTCTGGCAGACCGAATTGTTGCCCGAGCAACTAAGGCCTGTCctgagctgctggatgaCGGTCCTCTGGATGTTGTTTCTCACAATGTTGGTCGACGGCCAGCTCGACAGGGCGGTCCTCGagttgagaaggagaccaTTGACGGAACTGTCGTCATCCATAATTACGGAGCCGGTCCCGCTGGTTTCCAGAGCAGTATCGGTATGGCCGAGGCAGCTGTTGATCTCTTGAAGGGGTCAAGTAAGTTGTAA
- a CDS encoding uncharacterized protein (Compare to YALI0F31471g, similar to Saccharomyces cerevisiae UTP18 (YJL069C); ancestral locus Anc_1.305, similar to DEHA0F17490g Debaryomyces hansenii IPF 7716.1 and uniprot|P40362 Saccharomyces cerevisiae YJL069c): MGLQKNNTTTHIETTHNKMKSLEELEDATEGVMVDIDEHMEDSMDVDSSDDEVPDKDEEELELEKAVFGDLEGFEMGIKNIALEEAEEEDSDDSHDSDDENDFNKMEDNQLFFVDGGDGQKYHSDDDSDDDSDSSMDSDTLDETLEEHGGRAAWADSDDENVHISLVGDHDGMLKKLRKTQTQDYVNGKVFSRRLREQYRKIYRVPDWAANAFKAKAKKDYDEDDSEGSDEEEQDVLTGTSLSEVLQRVTQYSNKESKLLRHGEIEVARLQDVNFAAPSRAAVEGLAFHPTHSLLLTGGFDKTLRLYQVDGKNNPVVTTLFMRHTPFAHVAFHPDGQRVYAGGRKQKHLYIWNAESGKVERMAHLYGHGDKVRCFAQFKLSPDGKYLCVVGVDGWLAILSATSGQWIDGCKIEGDVADFVWDGGSIIAVNTAGQVWEYNVESRSFTATWTDEGGVGITVLAIGGKANQWLAIGSESGYVNVYNRPKLALEIAKGQSPFVPQKPTAVLSNLTTPVSSLVFSPDGQMLAMASDQKRDSLKLVHVPSFTVFKNWPTQHTSVGVVTSVAFSPSCEYLTVGATNGRVRMFQLAHYKL; encoded by the coding sequence ATGGGACttcaaaaaaataataccACTACACATATCGAAACTACACACAACAAAATGAAATCACTGGAAGAGCTAGAGGACGCCACCGAAGGAGTCATGGTGGACATTGACGAGCATATGGAGGACTCCATGGACGTGGACTCTTCTGATGACGAGGTGCCGGAtaaggacgaggaggagctggagctggagaaggccgtCTTTGGAGATCTAGAGGGCTTTGAGATGGGTATCAAGAACATTGCGCTTgaagaggcagaggaggaggattcCGACGATTCCCATGATTCGGATGACGAGAATGATTTTaacaagatggaggacAACCAGTTGTTCTttgttgatggaggagacgggCAAAAGTACCACTCTGATGACGACTCTGACGACGATTCCGACTCGTCCATGGACTCAGATACCCTCGATGAGACTCTAGAAGAGCACGGAGGACGTGCCGCATGGGCcgactcggacgacgaGAACGTGCACATTTCGCTGGTGGGAGATCACGATGGTatgctcaagaagctgcgaAAGACGCAGACCCAGGACTACGTTAACGGCAAGGTGTTTTCGCGACGGCTGAGAGAACAGTATAGAAAGATCTACCGGGTCCCCGACTGGGCTGCTAATGCattcaaggccaaggccaagaaggactacGATGAGGACGACTCTGAGGGGtccgatgaggaggagcaggacgTGCTTACAGGCACTTCTCTGAGCGAGGTGCTTCAGCGAGTCACCCAGTactccaacaaggagtCCAAACTGCTTCGACACGGCGAAATAGAGGTTGCTCGACTTCAGGACGTTAACTttgctgctccttctcgagCTGCCGTGGAGGGTCTCGCTTTCCACCCCACACATTCTCTGCTTCTGACTGGAGGTTTCGACAAGACTCTGCGACTATACCAGGTGGATGGCAAGAACAACCCTGTTGTCACCACGCTCTTCATGAGACATACTCCCTTTGCTCACGTGGCCTTCCACCCCGACGGCCAGAGAGTGTATGCTGGTGGCCGAAAGCAGAAGCATCTGTACATCTGGAATGCTGAGAGTGGAAAGGTGGAGCGAATGGCACATCTGTACGGCCATGGTGACAAGGTGCGATGTTTTGCGCAGTTCAAGCTCTCACCAGACGGAAAGTACCTTTGTGTAGTTGGAGTGGACGGCTGGCTGGCCATTCTGTCGGCTACCTCTGGACAGTGGATCGACGGCTGTAAGATTGAGGGCGACGTTGCCGACTTTGTGTGGGACGGTGGCTCCATTATTGCTGTCAACACCGCTGGACAGGTGTGGGAATACAACGTGGAAAGCCGTTCTTTCACAGCTACTTGGACCGACGAGGGAGGAGTTGGCATCACGGTGCTGGCTATCGGCGGCAAGGCTAACCAGTGGCTGGCTATCGGCTCCGAGTCCGGCTACGTCAACGTCTACAACCGACCCAAACTTGCATTGGAGATTGCTAAGGGCCAAAGCCCCTTTGTGCCCCAGAAACCCACTGCGGTTCTCTCTAACCTAACCACCCCCGTTTCGTCGCTAGTCTTCTCTCCCGACGGACAGATGCTTGCCATGGCCTCCGACCAGAAGCGAGACTCTCTCAAGCTGGTCCATGTTCCTTCGTTCACCGTGTTCAAGAACTGGCCCACTCAACATACTTCTGTGGGAGTTGTCACCAGCGTGGCCTTCTCCCCCAGCTGCGAGTACCTGACTGTAGGTGCCACCAACGGCAGAGTCCGAATGTTCCAGCTCGCCCACTACAAGCTTTAA
- a CDS encoding uncharacterized protein (Compare to YALI0F31449g, similar to Saccharomyces cerevisiae URB2 (YJR041C); ancestral locus Anc_1.467, weakly similar to KLLA0E22583g Kluyveromyces lactis IPF 2424.1), with the protein MADMEVSTPAKLTRDPPLTQTTASISRHLRRKGVPLVQILPFANEIVAGNLNVYFPHRLCAVLQWWMDKISEKTDSAKEARADPAFWTLFITVWEDMAKDLAMPRERIYRNSKFTEIVSLAIKENIEGCSVQLLDEITTAVNKVSRSLAVQFTESAAVEIAGDYLKTLTNFQKTGLPVGHIAGVSSWTQMILNFLERSSQGSQDMQKKCREVGSYLPYIFYLLDGEDLNKDLAHFIDYLVTKFLFDPEHFPITGLYAFTTFEVLSFSTEAPVRGYAHIIRLGEKVAATMPGTTGEKDLVVPLVSGLIQNAKQYTVELLDQCTEMGYKVEKSILVRLFNEAVPTREAFALDWQVNNERDWRLIAALVRQDPSLTATSVSLAKDISDGPDNEYTKSVMRGMATGYQLNSNMYDFIIIWVDEMAKSSKWRDPGFLPYVSDLIAKMFPDQYYDVLTHWTGKVKEEQGDIAVRNNQLYALVAIVNALLFMKLEASFDEKVLKVLSKLIKLEDEKIDSETLWRLRYIIFTKAPNTKHKIDFNEAVEPKKELFRYQFGCLCRLAEFDNVKKFDKALDKHLSYMVKKKLDGMIPFLFDRWLVILNRFAKSKRLCKIAEMAVSTYVTELVQNDQLFEQTHVWTPVLENIKDPKPLTVVPYSAFPRDIRIALVNKFSLENPTAEGLELVSRLVTSSTLGGYEIEKDVDSFCVLLDHGSALSTSICSTILKSHVQTKNQDTSKEFLETLEKKLKKNVKNNKSIQQALLYARIVSDEDSNFIKSIRKSLKTIILESNDTDLEPILNDTKSLVKVFSSSDSDEVETKLTSIISKRVASKTEHEEDTLLTSAASLLMGISKPNLAITALFLCVGEGNEQLSKWYSFHLESLSPEELRNVFVMVVRYGESAYPAFEVIIRVLSYDEHHEIDFTSLIVSAISQYVESGKQSAVFLGALASTLKRAPWAVSQYCLELILVVVSQSQATPDTFVAFTQVLSQILLSHRPRIEGRYSLIVYSLKALLSVLVKGTEVAVEDVHSLVRAVQLICEPPAYTLSKTRAAKVSLTSATQAARKEAARHMIYFLAAYAHINVTQKLDAAITVAFRPAMSSIFELVTKEDLDLANSIMDGPSRSFIRVLYADYKKQGKWTDDM; encoded by the coding sequence ATGGCTGATATGGAAGTGAGTACACCGGCTAAATTGACTCGAGATCCACCGCTAACACAGACTACAGCATCGATATCGCGTCATCTGCGACGCAAGGGCGTGCCTCTGGTGCAGATTCTGCCGTTTGCAAACGAAATTGTAGCCGGAAACCTCAACGTCTACTTTCCCCATCGGTTGTGCGCAGTTTTGCAATGGTGGATGGACAAAATAAGCGAGAAGACCGACtctgccaaggaggctcgAGCAGACCCGGCATTCTGGACGCTATTCATCACTGTGTGGGAagacatggccaaggaTCTGGCCATGCCAAGAGAACGAATCTACAGAAACAGCAAGTTCACAGAGATCGTCAGTCTAGCCATCAAGGAAAACATTGAGGGCTGCTCCGTtcagctgctggacgagaTCACCACAGCCGTCAACAAGGTGTCTCGGTCGTTAGCCGTGCAGTTTACAGAGAGTGCCGCTGTCGAAATCGCAGGAGACTACCTCAAGACCCTTACAAACTTTCAGAAGACCGGGCTGCCTGTGGGACACATTGCTGGAGTGTCTTCATGGACTCAAATGATCCTCAACTTTTTGGAGCGGTCTTCTCAGGGAAGTCAGGATATGCAGAAGAAGTGTCGAGAGGTTGGATCGTATCTTCCCTACATTTTCTATCTATTGGACGGGGAGGATCTAAACAAGGACCTGGCACATTTCATCGATTATCTGGTCACCAAATTCCTGTTTGATCCCGAACACTTCCCCATCACTGGTCTGTATGCCTTCACTACTTTTGAGgtgttgagcttctccacTGAGGCTCCTGTTCGAGGCTATGCCCACATTATCAGACTGGGAGAAAAGGTGGCTGCTACTATGCCTGGAACCACTGGTGAGAAGGATCTGGTTGTGCCTCTGGTCAGTGGTCTAATCCAGAATGCCAAGCAGTACACtgtggagctgctggatcaGTGTACAGAGATGGGCTACAAGGTGGAAAAGAGCATTTTGGTGAGGCTTTTCAACGAGGCTGTGCCTACGAGAGAGGCCTTTGCATTGGATTGGCAGGTGAACAATGAACGAGATTGGCGTCTGATTGCTGCTTTGGTGCGACAAGATCCTTCACTTACAGCTACTTCGGTGTCTTTGGCCAAGGATATCTCTGATGGTCCTGATAACGAGTACACGAAGTCGGTGATGCGAGGTATGGCTACGGGATACCAGCTCAACAGCAACATGTATGacttcatcatcatctggGTGGATGAGATGGCCAAGTCTAGTAAGTGGAGAGACCCTGGTTTCCTGCCCTATGTTTCTGATCTCATTGCTAAAATGTTCCCTGATCAGTACTACGATGTTCTGACTCATTGGACGGGGAaggtgaaggaggagcagggaGATATTGCTGTCAGAAACAACCAGCTTTATGCTCTTGTTGCAATTGTCAATGCTCTTCTGTTTATGAAGCTTGAGGCGTCTTTTGACGAGAAGGTTTTGAAGGTTCtttccaagctcatcaagctggaggatgaGAAGATTGATAGCGAGACACTGTGGCGTCTGCGATACATCATTTTCACAAAGGCACCCAACACTAAGCATAAGATTGATTTCAACGAAGCTGTTGAGCCTAAGAAGGAGCTATTCAGATATCAGTTTGGATGTCTGTGTCGACTTGCCGAGTTTGACAACGTTAAGAAGTTTGATAAGGCTCTTGACAAGCATCTTTCGTACatggtcaagaagaagctggatgGCATGATTCCCTTCTTGTTTGACCGATGGCTGGTTATTCTCAACCGTTTCGCCAAGTCTAAACGACTCTGCAAGATTGCCGAGATGGCTGTCTCCACATACGTTACTGAGCTGGTTCAAAATGACCAGTTATTCGAGCAGACCCATGTGTGGACTCCTGTCTTGGAAAATatcaaggaccccaagcCTCTCACTGTTGTTCCTTATTCTGCGTTCCCTCGAGATATTCGAATTGCACTCGTCAACAAGTTTTCTCTAGAGAACCCTACCGCTGAGGGCCTGGAACTTGTCTCGAGGCTCGTCACATCTTCTACTTTAGGTGGTtacgagattgagaaggatGTCGACTCTTTCTGTGTTCTTCTGGACCACGGGTCAGCTCTATCTACTTCTATCTGCTCCACCATTCTGAAGTCTCATGTTCAGACCAAGAACCAAGATACCAGCAAGGAGTTCCTGGAGACATTGGAaaagaagctcaagaagaacgtcAAGAATAATAAGTCGATCCAGCAGGCTCTGCTGTATGCTCGAATTGTGTCGGACGAGGACTCTAACTTCATCAAGTCGATTCGAAAGTCGCTTAAGACTATTATTCTCGAGTCCAACGATACAGACCTTGAACCTATTCTGAACGATACCAAGTCTCTAGTCAAGGTCTTTTCTTCGTCTGATTCAGATGAGGTCGAGACTAAGCTCACTTCTATCATCTCTAAGCGTGTCGCCTCCAAGACAGAGCATGAAGAAGATACTCTGCTGACTTCTGCTGCGAGCTTGTTAATGGGCATCTCCAAACCCAACCTAGCCATCACTGCTCTATTCCTTTGCGTTGGAGAGGGAAATGAACAGCTGTCTAAGTGGTATTCCTTCCATCTCGAGTCTCTGAGTCCCGAGGAGTTGCGAAACGTCTTTGTCATGGTCGTTCGGTACGGCGAGTCGGCCTATCCCGCATTTGAGGTCATCATCCGAGTTTTATCGTACGACGAGCATCACGAGATAGACTTTACTTCTCTCATTGTGTCTGCCATCTCACAGTATGTCGAGTCTGGAAAGCAGTCTGCCGTTTTCCTGGGAGCTCTGGCTTCTACGTTGAAACGTGCCCCCTGGGCTGTTTCTCAATACTGTCTGGAGTTGATACTTGTGGTTGTTTCGCAGTCTCAGGCCACTCCCGACACATTTGTCGCATTCACTCAGGTTCTGTCCCAGATTCTGCTCAGTCACAGACCCCGTATTGAGGGCCGATACTCGCTCATCGTATACAGCTTGAAGGCTCTGCTGAGTGTACTGGTCAAGGGCACCGAGGTGGCTGTGGAGGACGTTCATTCTCTCGTTCGAGCCGTCCAACTCATCTGTGAGCCCCCTGCGTATACCCTTTCCAAGACCCGGGCTGCCAAGGTGTCTCTGACGTCAGCCACTCAGGCTGCTCGAAAGGAGGCAGCTCGTCACATGATCTACTTCCTGGCTGCCTACGCTCACATCAACGTAACCCAGAAGCTGGATGCCGCGATCACAGTGGCTTTCCGACCCGCCATGTCGTCCATCTTTGAGCTGGTTACCAAGGAAGATCTGGATCTAGCCAACTCCATCATGGACGGTCCATCGCGATCCTTCATCCGAGTCCTCTATGCTGactacaagaagcaggGCAAGTGGACCGATGATATGTAG
- a CDS encoding uncharacterized protein (Compare to YALI0F31515g, no similarity) has translation MPSRPMAQTVGAALVIGADDTSHYEMTRDESFVMSEQRRRAFMRAVPNYSSSTLNTVASESYCIPEDVLHAAGGTSTPEKKLNQPRQPSGSPVPFNTHHQTTTTTHAQQRAAPTTQHNKSLQNSSSTSTLRDSDLDRFEDAEEDGDVSLDSPDTSAEVCVATVARLAPPSTGTRGIFHKNAGIGHGLGHRPQQPTVAPRPQTHDPRAKVKPNNNSGPSGVYARIKMKEVEIERQFDALVRQTVKSKKEGHGGIAAEKPRAASDSASISSRESHASRADRVAQLQQQSDKLFELSRAITVEIDLIKKMGPTTTYKNFSANTGGRSTNLTQNLADLETKKQAVERELYQVGLLLSRQYIKMREEGASEYWVRSVSK, from the coding sequence ATGCCATCACGACCAATGGCCCAAACCGTGGGAGCCGCCCTCGTTATTGGCGCCGACGACACGTCGCACTACGAAATGACCCGTGATGAGTCCTTTGTCATGTCGGAACAGCGCCGAAGAGCTTTCATGAGAGCGGTGCCAAACTACTCGTCCTCCACGCTCAACACCGTCGCCAGCGAGAGCTATTGCATCCCCGAAGACGTTTTGCATGCCGCCGGGGGCACGTCGACTccagagaagaagctgaacCAGCCCAGACAGCCTTCTGGAAGCCCTGTCCCTTTCAACACACATCATCAGACcacgacaacaacacatGCCCAACAACGGGCTGCACCAACTACACAGCATAACAAGAGTTTACagaactcctcctccacatctACACTTCGAGACTCAGACCTGGACCGCTTCGAGGACGCCGAGGAAGACGGAGATGTGTCTCTAGACTCGCCAGACACCTCAGCCGAGGTGTGCGTTGCCACAGTAGCTAGACTGGCTCCACCTAGTACAGGCACCCGGGGCATTTTCCACAAGAATGCAGGCATAGGACATGGTCTCGGTCACCGGCCACAACAGCCCACGGTGGCTCCTCGACCACAGACGCACGACCCACGGGCAAAGGTGAAACCCAACAACAACTCGGGGCCCTCCGGAGTATATGCTCGTATCaagatgaaggaggtggagatcGAGCGACAGTTTGACGCTTTGGTAAGACAGACGGTCAAGAGCAAGAAGGAAGGACATGGAGGCATTGCAGCTGAGAAGCCACGAGCCGCCTCGGACAGTGCATCGATTAGCTCAAGGGAGTCGCACGCATCACGGGCAGACCGAGTGGCCCAGCTGCAACAGCAGTCGGACAAGCTGTTTGAGTTGTCACGTGCAATCACAGTGGAGATTgatctcatcaagaagatggGGCCGACCACGACATACAAAAACTTCTCTGCCAACACTGGAGGCAGGTCGACGAATCTGACCCAGAATCTGGCTGACCTGGAAaccaagaagcaggccGTGGAACGAGAACTGTACCAAGTCGGCCTGCTGTTGTCTCGTCAGTATATTAAGATGAGAGAGGAGGGTGCCAGTGAATACTGGGTTAGAAGTGTTTCCAAGTAG